CGGCCAATGACCTGTGTGCGAATAAATGCGCAGCAAGGAGCCTTTGATGTGACGATGGAACTCGTAGGCAAATTCTGGCGACAATCGGGCGTCCTCAGCCCCCCAGAGGATAAGCGTGGGTGTGGAGATGCGCTCCACGATGTCAACTGGCGGGCGATTTTCACTCACCGACGCGCGGTCTATGAAAGCTTGGCGGTTGCCTCTTCGGAGCAAGAGCTCGAAGTGCCGTTGCAACAACGGCTCCGTCACGAGCGCATCGTCGGCAAATACTTCCTGCAACATGATACGGATGAAAGCACGCGGCGTGATTTTGAGCATGATACCGTTGAGCACGGGTGTGCGGGCCAGCCACACAATCCACGGGGTACTTTTTGGCTCAAAGCCGGGCGCGTCCAATAGGATAAGTTTGCTCAGTCGTTCTGGATGGTCGGCTGCATAAAACCACGCAATCTGAGCACCCAGGCCATTCCCTACCAGACAGAATTTTTTCAAATCCAATTTTACTACCAGGCTATCGAGAAAACTCGCGTAGGCAAAAGCACTGTAACTGCCTCTTGGATGAGGGCCAGTCAGACCGAAGCCC
This genomic interval from Saprospiraceae bacterium contains the following:
- a CDS encoding alpha/beta hydrolase, which codes for MEDNSEKNASTSRQRSVKRIATAKKWLRRFSISRLIRWAIYLFLLTWIYRNWHNDVPQQQLVRKHAFPDSRFISVDGMDVHCRVSGKGEPVLLLHDAQSSLHTWAGWTDSLSRKYMVVSVDLPGFGLTGPHPRGSYSAFAYASFLDSLVVKLDLKKFCLVGNGLGAQIAWFYAADHPERLSKLILLDAPGFEPKSTPWIVWLARTPVLNGIMLKITPRAFIRIMLQEVFADDALVTEPLLQRHFELLLRRGNRQAFIDRASVSENRPPVDIVERISTPTLILWGAEDARLSPEFAYEFHRHIKGSLLRIYSHTGHWPQEETPVQTVKDVQAFLEGRF